In Hippoglossus stenolepis isolate QCI-W04-F060 chromosome 13, HSTE1.2, whole genome shotgun sequence, a single genomic region encodes these proteins:
- the tsn gene encoding translin, with amino-acid sequence MSVTEMFSYIQGFLSADQDVREDIRKVVQTLEQAAREILTVLQSVHQPSGFKEIPSKCTRARELFCTVRTQITDLKTKFPVEQYYRFHEHWRFVLQRLAFLAAFVVYLESETLVTREEVAKILGIEVVREKGFHLDVEDYLAGVLIMASELSRLAVNSVTAGDYTRPLRISNFINELDSGFRLLNLKNDPLRKRYDGLKYDVKKIEEVVYDLSIRGLAKESESGGDK; translated from the exons GATATCCGTAAGGTGGTTCAGACATTGGAGCAGGCAGCTAGAGAGATTCTGACAGTTCTCCAAAGTGTCCACCAACCATCTGGATTCAAAGAAA TTCCCAGTAAATGTACAAGGGCTCGTGAGTTGTTCTGCACAGTCAGGACACAAATCACAGACCTCAAAACAAAGTTTCCTGTGGAGCAGTATTACAG GTTCCATGAACACTGGAGGTTCGTGCTGCAGCGCTTGGCTTTCTTAGCAGCCTTTGTCGTCTACCTGGAGAGTGAAACTCTTGTGACTCGGGAGGAGGTGGCTAAGATACTCGGCA TCGAGGTGGTGCGAGAGAAAGGGTTTCACCTGGATGTAGAGGACTATCTGGCGGGTGTGTTGATCATGGCCAGTGAACTG TCACGACTGGCGGTGAACAGCGTCACAGCAGGAGACTACACCCGGCCGCTCCGCATCTCCAACTTCATCAATGAGCTGGACTCGGGCTTCCGCCTGCTCAACCTGAAGAACGACCCGCTGAGGAAGCGCTATGATGGTCTGAAGTATGACGTGAAGAAAATCGAGGAGGTGGTGTATGACCTCTCCATCCGCGGCCTGGCCAAGGAGTCTGAGTCTGGCGGGGACAAGTAG
- the si:dkey-91i10.2 gene encoding uncharacterized protein si:dkey-91i10.2 isoform X1, whose product MEPCIANLPLSPDRLSSFPRHRPGAPHYPGLHGPPFPLMARCNSSTLLTNLGLRYCSSRQGPVGVGLGPGMAPGSCSHAGSNGSRPYRSMENLNWNNMADSGLCAFSAAPYRSMDSEFILRYTSTSHWYDGPPDGSVLGAHGLLPHSDSLAFNPRHGLPRKDLPLFPQLLFPGGVDEWDARKGLREKLRLQSARSAVESLKPLPLRPQMTPSATSIEKEGGHHVNSTVAGSRPLCTMRITNPEEIKQEVLRRLQLRRQNSSPNLTLHSSPATPKVVKTSCTTDNIVGNRNGSDSASECRRPPVGRLHIPTFEEFKRMRQREGEQSKESTAGSVASGKPAADLQDVAASNSEKALSDWIVPQSGSPRDPEEVEGDKSTSERMGSSDEDLQIVTSSENLSSDTVNSNDTADPTSSLAFVTSTYSPICTGPSPRSPLPPLASSAQEKAFTAGGEDGSSRRRRSSLEPAGSVPFPHGRENWGRPSSCCPALLLEGTDLSSYGAKIYKMKDGLIGSALDLIKKSCSAEISAETPVRLSGDRHGDCDITAPSTDCHPSAVAMATSATACGAEAGDETPAGGGEAAGECQNGLGCRRSSSDAAYELAETVRAQRECRLRPHYSDPMPADASKRKQLEMKIAAAARLHGHRRDRDRDSAPAAIRGRSEPPGEERQVGLGVTRSGQHRWSTISSLSADSGVVGLSDEREEEDSEPRRYRRTRGAEVERVDSGIGPGLSRTWKRPSASLRAWEAQRPCPDCGLRDGASKERGERMCERCSKLRTERKEAILEFLNTESSYGEDLRIIKEEFYCPMQSAGLLTAEQLAVVFGNVQELIDVNDRFTEHLQDSIDQAFDQGDEDLLTVYIGEIFLEFVNMLPAFQTYCLQQPTSVNMLNTLEKEKELLRIFLDVSQNDNTALRRMNLRSFLMAPLQRVTKYPLLLSRIIKVTPECHPDYARLREAKSRVESHLEHINMKTKQEGNGVTWSLRSFRRDSRKNREVINIEMREMSMKTVGWARENTRFVMEGPLQLSQPADGQWVRKGSKALKFQNVQSLLMVRTQRVGEPPGPGTDLGAWGDQVEGGGESIRDGVLVLIKDKSSGKFAVLREPIRLGNCVVSADPDSEDTFEVLDIRRESFVFRASDKSRTQQWFHQIKRYTRDLGTWRKRRNALPNIMINTNQTRS is encoded by the exons ATGGAGCCCTGCATCGCCAACCTCCCCCTGTCCCCGGACCGGCTGTCCTCCTTCCCCCGACACAGACCCGGCGCTCCTCACTACCCGGGCCTCCACGGTCCTCCCTTCCCTCTCATGGCCAGGTGTAACAGCAGCACCCTGCTCACTAACCTGGGGCTGAGGTACTGCTCCAGCAGGCAGGGCCCTGTGGGGGTGGGGCTGGGTCCGGGGATGGCCCCGGGCTCCTGCAGCCACGCAGGAAGCAATGGCAGCAGGCCATACAGGAGTATGGAGAACCTGAACTGGAACAATATGGCAGATTCAGGCCTGTGTGCGTTCAGTGCTGCCCCCTACAGGAGCATGGACAGTGAGTTTATTTTGCGCTATACATCTACAAGCCACTGGTATGACGGGCCCCCAGACGGATCTGTGCTGGGGGCCCATGGACTGTTACCTCACTCGGACAGCCTGGCATTTAACCCTCGACATGGGCTACCCAGGAAGGACCTGCCACTCTTCCCCCAGTTGCTTTTTCCAGGTGGCGTTGACGAATGGGATGCCAGAAAAGGCCTGAGGGAGAAACTCCGCCTTCAGAGTGCGAGGTCAGCAGTCGAGTCTctgaagcccctcccactgCGGCCTCAGATGACCCCAAGTGCTACATCCATCGAAAAAGAGGGTGGGCATCACGTGAATTCAACAGTTGCTGGTTCCAGGCCGCTGTGCACGATGCGCATCACCAACCCTGAGGAGATCAAGCAGGAGGTCCTGAGGCGCCTGCAGCTGCGGCGACAGAACAGCAGCCCCAACCTCACTCTCCACAGCTCCCCGGCTACCCCCAAAGTGGTTAAAACATCCTGCACAACCGACAACATCGTGGGTAACAGGAACGGATCGGATTCTGCGTCTGAGTGCCGCAGGCCTCCTGTGGGACGTCTACATATCCCCACATTCGAGGAGTTCAAGAGGatgaggcagagggagggagagcagagcAAAGAGTCCACAGCCGGTTCTGTGGCGTCTGGAAAACCTGCAGCCGACCTTCAGGATGTAGCAGCATCAAATAGTGAGAAAGCTCTGTCTGATTGGATTGTCCCTCAGTCAGGTTCTCCCAGAGAccctgaggaggtggagggcgATAAGAGCACAAGTGAAAGGATGGGCAGCAGTGATGAAGACCTGCAGATCGTCACCTCCTCAGAGAACCTTTCCTCTGACACTGTGAACAGTAACGACACTGCAGACCCCACCTCGTCCTTAGCCTTCGTTACCAGCACTTATTCACCCATCTGCACAGGCCCGTCTCCTCGTTCACCCCTACCGCCCCTTGCCAGCTCAGCCCAGGAGAAAGCCTtcactgcaggaggagaagatgggagCAGCCGGCGCAGGAGGAGCAGTCTGGAACCAGCTGGGTCGGTTCCTTTCCCACACGGCAGAGAGAACTGGGGCCGACCCTCCAGCTGCTGCCCGGCGCTACTTCTGGAGGGGACGGACCTGTCCAGCTACGGAGCCAAGATTTACAAGATGAAGGATGGACTCATTGGCTCAGCACTGGACCTAATCAAGAAGAG CTGCAGTGCAGAGATTTCCGCCGAGACCCCCGTCAGGCTGTCAGGTGACCGGCACGGAGACTGTGACATCACCGCCCCCTCGACCGACTGTCATCCCTCCGCCGTTGCCATGGCAACGTCGGCAACGGCCTGCGGAGCCGAGGCTGGCGACGAGACGcccgcaggaggaggagaggcagcaggagaatgC CAGAACGGTCTGGGCTGCAGGCGCTCCAGCTCGGACGCGGCCTATGAGCTGGCTGAGACGGTGAGGGCGCAGCGCGAGTGTCGCCTCCGGCCCCACTACAGCGACCCCATGCCAGCCGACGCTTCTAAGCGCAAACAGCTGGAGATGAAGATCGCTGCCGCCGCCCGCCTCCACGGCCACCGCCGGGACCGTGACAGAGACAGTG CTCCAGCAGCCATCCGGGGCCGCTCAGAGCCCCCTGGCGAGGAGCGTCAGGTGGGTCTGGGTGTGACCCGGTCGGGGCAGCACCGCTGGAGCACCATCAGTAGTCTGAGCGCCGACAGCGGGGTGGTGGGTCTCAGCGAcgagcgggaggaggaggacagcgaGCCTCGCCGTTACCGCAGGACCCGGGGGGCTGAGGTGGAGCGGGTGGACAGCGGCATCGGCCCGGGGCTGTCCCGCACCTGGAAGAGACCGTCGGCCTCGCTCAGAGCCTGGGAGGCCCAGAGGCCGTGTCCGGACTGCGGCCTGAGGGACGGGGCGTCCAAAGAGCGAGGGGAGCGCATGTGTGAACGCTGCTCCAAGCTGCGCACGGAGCGCAAAGAAGCCATCCTGGAGTTCCTGAACACGGAGTCCAGCTACGGCGAGGACCTGCGGATCATCAAGGAGGAGTTCTACTGCCCCATGCAGAGCGCCGGGCTGCTGACGGCCGAGCAGCTCGCCGTGGTGTTCGGTAACGTCCAGGAGCTGATCGACGTCAACGACCGCTTCACCGAACACCTGCAGGACAGCATCGACCAGGCCTTCGACCAG GGAGACGAGGATCTGCTGACCGTGTACATAGGGGAGATCTTCCTGGAGTTCGTCAACATGCTGCCCGCCTTCCAAACCTACTGCCTGCAGCAGCCCACCTCGGTCAACATGCTCAACAcgctggagaaggagaaggagctccTCAG aaTCTTTTTGGATGTCTCCCAGAACGACAATACAGCACTGCGTCGTATGAACCTGCGCTCTTTTCTCATGGCGCCCCTCCAGCGCGTGACCAAATACCCACTTCTGTTGAGCCGCATCATTAAGGTCACGCCCGAATGTCACCCCGACTATGCACGTCTCCGTGAGGCCAAGAGTCGGGTGGAGTCCCATCTGGAGCACATCAACATGAAGACTAAGCAGGAGGGCAATGGCGTCACATGGTCCCTCCGATCATTCCGACGAGACAGCCGCAAGAACCGGGAGGTGATCAACATCGAGATGCGGGAGATGTCGATGAAGACGGTGGGCTGGGCCCGAGAAAACACCCGCTTCGTCATGGAGGGACCGCTCCAGCTCTCCCAGCCGGCGGATGGTCAGTGGGTGAGGAAGGGAAGCAAGGCCCTCAAGTTCCAGAATGTTCAGAGTCTGCTGATGGTGAGGACACAGCGGGTGGGTGAGCCCCCAGGACCAGGCACCGACCTTGGGGCATGGGGAGATCAGGTGGAAGGTGGTGGAGAGAGCATTCGAGACGGAGTGCTGGTTCTCATCAAGGACAAAAGCAGCGGGAAGTTCGCGGTGCTGAGAGAGCCCATCCGTCTGGGGAACTGCGTGGTGTCGGCGGATCCCGACTCCGAGGACACATTCGAGGTGCTTGATATCCGACGGGAGTCGTTTGTTTTCCGAGCCTCAGACAAATCTCGCACCCAGCAGTGGTTCCATCAGATTAAGAGGTACACTCGAGACTTGGGCACCTGGAGGAAAAGACGCAACGCTTTGCCCAACATCATGATCAACACAAACCAGACCCGCTCCTGA
- the si:dkey-91i10.2 gene encoding uncharacterized protein si:dkey-91i10.2 isoform X2 — MEPCIANLPLSPDRLSSFPRHRPGAPHYPGLHGPPFPLMARCNSSTLLTNLGLRYCSSRQGPVGVGLGPGMAPGSCSHAGSNGSRPYRSMENLNWNNMADSGLCAFSAAPYRSMDSEFILRYTSTSHWYDGPPDGSVLGAHGLLPHSDSLAFNPRHGLPRKDLPLFPQLLFPGGVDEWDARKGLREKLRLQSARSAVESLKPLPLRPQMTPSATSIEKEGGHHVNSTVAGSRPLCTMRITNPEEIKQEVLRRLQLRRQNSSPNLTLHSSPATPKVVKTSCTTDNIVGNRNGSDSASECRRPPVGRLHIPTFEEFKRMRQREGEQSKESTAGSVASGKPAADLQDVAASNSEKALSDWIVPQSGSPRDPEEVEGDKSTSERMGSSDEDLQIVTSSENLSSDTVNSNDTADPTSSLAFVTSTYSPICTGPSPRSPLPPLASSAQEKAFTAGGEDGSSRRRRSSLEPAGSVPFPHGRENWGRPSSCCPALLLEGTDLSSYGAKIYKMKDGLIGSALDLIKKSCSAEISAETPVRLSGDRHGDCDITAPSTDCHPSAVAMATSATACGAEAGDETPAGGGEAAGECNGLGCRRSSSDAAYELAETVRAQRECRLRPHYSDPMPADASKRKQLEMKIAAAARLHGHRRDRDRDSAPAAIRGRSEPPGEERQVGLGVTRSGQHRWSTISSLSADSGVVGLSDEREEEDSEPRRYRRTRGAEVERVDSGIGPGLSRTWKRPSASLRAWEAQRPCPDCGLRDGASKERGERMCERCSKLRTERKEAILEFLNTESSYGEDLRIIKEEFYCPMQSAGLLTAEQLAVVFGNVQELIDVNDRFTEHLQDSIDQAFDQGDEDLLTVYIGEIFLEFVNMLPAFQTYCLQQPTSVNMLNTLEKEKELLRIFLDVSQNDNTALRRMNLRSFLMAPLQRVTKYPLLLSRIIKVTPECHPDYARLREAKSRVESHLEHINMKTKQEGNGVTWSLRSFRRDSRKNREVINIEMREMSMKTVGWARENTRFVMEGPLQLSQPADGQWVRKGSKALKFQNVQSLLMVRTQRVGEPPGPGTDLGAWGDQVEGGGESIRDGVLVLIKDKSSGKFAVLREPIRLGNCVVSADPDSEDTFEVLDIRRESFVFRASDKSRTQQWFHQIKRYTRDLGTWRKRRNALPNIMINTNQTRS, encoded by the exons ATGGAGCCCTGCATCGCCAACCTCCCCCTGTCCCCGGACCGGCTGTCCTCCTTCCCCCGACACAGACCCGGCGCTCCTCACTACCCGGGCCTCCACGGTCCTCCCTTCCCTCTCATGGCCAGGTGTAACAGCAGCACCCTGCTCACTAACCTGGGGCTGAGGTACTGCTCCAGCAGGCAGGGCCCTGTGGGGGTGGGGCTGGGTCCGGGGATGGCCCCGGGCTCCTGCAGCCACGCAGGAAGCAATGGCAGCAGGCCATACAGGAGTATGGAGAACCTGAACTGGAACAATATGGCAGATTCAGGCCTGTGTGCGTTCAGTGCTGCCCCCTACAGGAGCATGGACAGTGAGTTTATTTTGCGCTATACATCTACAAGCCACTGGTATGACGGGCCCCCAGACGGATCTGTGCTGGGGGCCCATGGACTGTTACCTCACTCGGACAGCCTGGCATTTAACCCTCGACATGGGCTACCCAGGAAGGACCTGCCACTCTTCCCCCAGTTGCTTTTTCCAGGTGGCGTTGACGAATGGGATGCCAGAAAAGGCCTGAGGGAGAAACTCCGCCTTCAGAGTGCGAGGTCAGCAGTCGAGTCTctgaagcccctcccactgCGGCCTCAGATGACCCCAAGTGCTACATCCATCGAAAAAGAGGGTGGGCATCACGTGAATTCAACAGTTGCTGGTTCCAGGCCGCTGTGCACGATGCGCATCACCAACCCTGAGGAGATCAAGCAGGAGGTCCTGAGGCGCCTGCAGCTGCGGCGACAGAACAGCAGCCCCAACCTCACTCTCCACAGCTCCCCGGCTACCCCCAAAGTGGTTAAAACATCCTGCACAACCGACAACATCGTGGGTAACAGGAACGGATCGGATTCTGCGTCTGAGTGCCGCAGGCCTCCTGTGGGACGTCTACATATCCCCACATTCGAGGAGTTCAAGAGGatgaggcagagggagggagagcagagcAAAGAGTCCACAGCCGGTTCTGTGGCGTCTGGAAAACCTGCAGCCGACCTTCAGGATGTAGCAGCATCAAATAGTGAGAAAGCTCTGTCTGATTGGATTGTCCCTCAGTCAGGTTCTCCCAGAGAccctgaggaggtggagggcgATAAGAGCACAAGTGAAAGGATGGGCAGCAGTGATGAAGACCTGCAGATCGTCACCTCCTCAGAGAACCTTTCCTCTGACACTGTGAACAGTAACGACACTGCAGACCCCACCTCGTCCTTAGCCTTCGTTACCAGCACTTATTCACCCATCTGCACAGGCCCGTCTCCTCGTTCACCCCTACCGCCCCTTGCCAGCTCAGCCCAGGAGAAAGCCTtcactgcaggaggagaagatgggagCAGCCGGCGCAGGAGGAGCAGTCTGGAACCAGCTGGGTCGGTTCCTTTCCCACACGGCAGAGAGAACTGGGGCCGACCCTCCAGCTGCTGCCCGGCGCTACTTCTGGAGGGGACGGACCTGTCCAGCTACGGAGCCAAGATTTACAAGATGAAGGATGGACTCATTGGCTCAGCACTGGACCTAATCAAGAAGAG CTGCAGTGCAGAGATTTCCGCCGAGACCCCCGTCAGGCTGTCAGGTGACCGGCACGGAGACTGTGACATCACCGCCCCCTCGACCGACTGTCATCCCTCCGCCGTTGCCATGGCAACGTCGGCAACGGCCTGCGGAGCCGAGGCTGGCGACGAGACGcccgcaggaggaggagaggcagcaggagaatgC AACGGTCTGGGCTGCAGGCGCTCCAGCTCGGACGCGGCCTATGAGCTGGCTGAGACGGTGAGGGCGCAGCGCGAGTGTCGCCTCCGGCCCCACTACAGCGACCCCATGCCAGCCGACGCTTCTAAGCGCAAACAGCTGGAGATGAAGATCGCTGCCGCCGCCCGCCTCCACGGCCACCGCCGGGACCGTGACAGAGACAGTG CTCCAGCAGCCATCCGGGGCCGCTCAGAGCCCCCTGGCGAGGAGCGTCAGGTGGGTCTGGGTGTGACCCGGTCGGGGCAGCACCGCTGGAGCACCATCAGTAGTCTGAGCGCCGACAGCGGGGTGGTGGGTCTCAGCGAcgagcgggaggaggaggacagcgaGCCTCGCCGTTACCGCAGGACCCGGGGGGCTGAGGTGGAGCGGGTGGACAGCGGCATCGGCCCGGGGCTGTCCCGCACCTGGAAGAGACCGTCGGCCTCGCTCAGAGCCTGGGAGGCCCAGAGGCCGTGTCCGGACTGCGGCCTGAGGGACGGGGCGTCCAAAGAGCGAGGGGAGCGCATGTGTGAACGCTGCTCCAAGCTGCGCACGGAGCGCAAAGAAGCCATCCTGGAGTTCCTGAACACGGAGTCCAGCTACGGCGAGGACCTGCGGATCATCAAGGAGGAGTTCTACTGCCCCATGCAGAGCGCCGGGCTGCTGACGGCCGAGCAGCTCGCCGTGGTGTTCGGTAACGTCCAGGAGCTGATCGACGTCAACGACCGCTTCACCGAACACCTGCAGGACAGCATCGACCAGGCCTTCGACCAG GGAGACGAGGATCTGCTGACCGTGTACATAGGGGAGATCTTCCTGGAGTTCGTCAACATGCTGCCCGCCTTCCAAACCTACTGCCTGCAGCAGCCCACCTCGGTCAACATGCTCAACAcgctggagaaggagaaggagctccTCAG aaTCTTTTTGGATGTCTCCCAGAACGACAATACAGCACTGCGTCGTATGAACCTGCGCTCTTTTCTCATGGCGCCCCTCCAGCGCGTGACCAAATACCCACTTCTGTTGAGCCGCATCATTAAGGTCACGCCCGAATGTCACCCCGACTATGCACGTCTCCGTGAGGCCAAGAGTCGGGTGGAGTCCCATCTGGAGCACATCAACATGAAGACTAAGCAGGAGGGCAATGGCGTCACATGGTCCCTCCGATCATTCCGACGAGACAGCCGCAAGAACCGGGAGGTGATCAACATCGAGATGCGGGAGATGTCGATGAAGACGGTGGGCTGGGCCCGAGAAAACACCCGCTTCGTCATGGAGGGACCGCTCCAGCTCTCCCAGCCGGCGGATGGTCAGTGGGTGAGGAAGGGAAGCAAGGCCCTCAAGTTCCAGAATGTTCAGAGTCTGCTGATGGTGAGGACACAGCGGGTGGGTGAGCCCCCAGGACCAGGCACCGACCTTGGGGCATGGGGAGATCAGGTGGAAGGTGGTGGAGAGAGCATTCGAGACGGAGTGCTGGTTCTCATCAAGGACAAAAGCAGCGGGAAGTTCGCGGTGCTGAGAGAGCCCATCCGTCTGGGGAACTGCGTGGTGTCGGCGGATCCCGACTCCGAGGACACATTCGAGGTGCTTGATATCCGACGGGAGTCGTTTGTTTTCCGAGCCTCAGACAAATCTCGCACCCAGCAGTGGTTCCATCAGATTAAGAGGTACACTCGAGACTTGGGCACCTGGAGGAAAAGACGCAACGCTTTGCCCAACATCATGATCAACACAAACCAGACCCGCTCCTGA